In Cupriavidus taiwanensis, the following proteins share a genomic window:
- a CDS encoding DUF3306 domain-containing protein translates to MSESSFLSRWSRRKAAVREGVAVPAEPPQPLRNESEPVPATVEAAPEAPRDPPPTLADVAVLRPGDEIARFVARGVDESVKRAALKTLFADPHFNVMDGLDIYIDDYSKPDPIPPEILRQLRQAETLGLFEPTDEERAAAEAAARLSDAEQVPPAAQTEAEQEPHQAGPAPGEDADAPLVLADAPAGAETPPPDPGQSEQRGQQEPRQDPHKCA, encoded by the coding sequence ATGAGCGAATCGTCCTTCCTGTCGCGCTGGTCGCGCCGCAAGGCCGCGGTGCGCGAGGGCGTGGCCGTTCCCGCCGAACCGCCGCAGCCGCTACGGAACGAGAGCGAACCTGTCCCTGCGACCGTCGAAGCCGCTCCCGAGGCGCCGCGGGATCCGCCGCCGACGCTGGCCGATGTCGCGGTGCTGCGGCCCGGTGACGAGATCGCCCGCTTCGTCGCGCGCGGCGTGGACGAATCGGTCAAGCGCGCTGCGCTGAAGACCTTGTTTGCCGATCCCCACTTCAATGTGATGGACGGGCTCGATATCTATATCGACGACTACAGCAAGCCGGACCCGATCCCGCCCGAGATCCTGCGCCAGTTGCGCCAGGCGGAGACCCTGGGCCTGTTCGAGCCGACCGACGAGGAACGCGCCGCGGCCGAAGCCGCGGCCCGGCTGTCGGATGCGGAGCAGGTACCGCCGGCAGCGCAAACGGAGGCGGAGCAGGAACCGCATCAGGCGGGTCCGGCACCAGGCGAAGACGCCGACGCGCCGCTGGTGCTGGCCGATGCACCGGCAGGCGCCGAAACGCCGCCGCCGGATCCCGGTCAAAGCGAACAACGGGGCCAGCAAGAGCCGCGGCAAGATCCGCATAAGTGCGCGTAG
- a CDS encoding formate dehydrogenase, producing MREKPTRVARRTFLAGAGVVAAATGAAALSARAPAMPGQAAALPEPTDPPSDSKGYRVSDHIRKYYRTTLV from the coding sequence ATGAGAGAAAAGCCAACCAGGGTCGCGCGCCGCACGTTTCTCGCGGGCGCCGGAGTTGTAGCCGCCGCCACCGGTGCGGCAGCGCTGAGCGCGCGCGCGCCCGCCATGCCGGGCCAGGCTGCAGCCCTGCCGGAACCCACCGATCCTCCGTCGGACAGCAAGGGTTACCGGGTCTCCGACCACATCCGCAAGTATTACCGGACCACGCTGGTGTAA
- a CDS encoding 4Fe-4S binding protein, which translates to MPTLICNCNDTMPLDGAALSDATRDASQGPLKVHRLLCRREIGDFTAALDGTEDVIVACTQERQLFTEVAAQAAQGRDGQAVVTAPVRFVNIRETGGWSQGARRDPRTANAKIAALLAVAALPEPEPVPVVDYRSDGAVLVLGPAARALPWAERLAAMQLEVTVLLTGGDPRDGTAAQPAARAYPVHSGRLAALSGWLGAFEASWETGAGRSNPIDLDLCTRCNACIDACPEGAIDFNYQIDLSRCRAHRDCVRACGAAAAIDFDRPQGTGAGRFDLVFDLSDTPAFTMHQPPQGYLHAGADPARQQAQALALAGLVGEFEKPKFFRYKDSLCAHGRNQTTGCTACIEICSTQAITSRWHDGKGRIEVAPNLCMGCGACTTVCPSGAISYGYPGPETTGARLRTLLSAYRHAGARDPVVLLHGEESGTPALLALGRAARGGKARGVPAQVMPLSLFHPASVGLELWLAALCWGASRVAVLLTGDEAPQYRTALLEQMAVGRALLSGLGYDGEALSLVEAADTETLDAGLAALRPARNALPPAPFGPVAAKRELLDFAFDHLVRHAPSPAQSVPLPAGAPIGAIAVDTGKCTLCLACVGACPSQALRDNPERPVLSFIERNCVQCGLCQKTCPEDAVTLVPRLLAGDAARRPVTLNEAQPFHCVRCAKPFGTAQMVESMLVRLAGHPAFAGAAAERLRMCPDCRVVDMMERDPGAVTGATLR; encoded by the coding sequence ATGCCGACGCTGATCTGCAATTGCAACGACACCATGCCGCTGGACGGGGCGGCATTGTCAGACGCAACCCGCGACGCCAGCCAGGGGCCGCTCAAGGTCCATCGACTGCTGTGCCGTCGCGAAATCGGTGACTTCACCGCCGCGCTGGACGGCACCGAGGACGTGATCGTCGCCTGCACCCAGGAGCGCCAGCTGTTTACCGAGGTGGCCGCGCAAGCCGCGCAGGGCCGCGATGGCCAGGCGGTGGTGACCGCGCCGGTGCGCTTCGTCAATATTCGCGAAACCGGCGGCTGGTCGCAGGGCGCCCGGCGCGACCCCAGGACCGCCAATGCCAAGATCGCCGCGCTGCTGGCGGTGGCGGCGCTGCCCGAGCCCGAGCCGGTGCCGGTGGTGGACTACCGCAGCGACGGCGCGGTGCTGGTGCTGGGGCCGGCCGCGCGCGCGCTGCCCTGGGCCGAGCGGCTGGCCGCGATGCAGCTCGAAGTCACGGTGCTGCTGACCGGCGGCGACCCGCGCGACGGCACCGCCGCGCAGCCCGCGGCGCGCGCCTATCCGGTCCACAGCGGCCGGCTGGCCGCGCTGAGCGGCTGGCTCGGCGCCTTCGAGGCCAGCTGGGAAACCGGCGCGGGCCGCAGCAACCCGATCGACCTGGACCTGTGCACGCGCTGCAATGCCTGCATCGATGCCTGTCCGGAAGGCGCGATCGACTTCAACTACCAGATCGACCTGTCGCGCTGCCGCGCGCATCGCGATTGCGTACGCGCCTGCGGCGCCGCCGCGGCGATCGACTTCGACCGTCCGCAGGGCACCGGCGCGGGCCGCTTCGACCTGGTCTTCGACCTGTCCGATACGCCCGCCTTCACCATGCACCAGCCGCCGCAAGGCTACCTGCATGCCGGCGCCGACCCGGCCCGCCAGCAGGCCCAGGCGCTGGCGCTGGCCGGGCTGGTGGGCGAGTTCGAGAAGCCCAAATTCTTCCGCTACAAGGACAGCCTGTGCGCGCACGGCCGCAACCAGACCACCGGCTGCACCGCCTGCATCGAGATCTGCTCGACCCAGGCCATCACCTCCCGCTGGCATGACGGCAAGGGCCGCATCGAGGTCGCGCCCAACCTGTGCATGGGCTGCGGCGCCTGCACCACGGTCTGCCCCAGCGGTGCCATCAGCTACGGTTACCCCGGCCCGGAGACGACCGGCGCGCGGCTGCGCACGCTGCTGTCCGCCTACCGGCACGCCGGCGCGCGCGATCCGGTGGTGCTGCTGCACGGCGAGGAATCCGGCACGCCCGCGCTGCTGGCGCTGGGCCGCGCCGCCCGCGGCGGCAAGGCGCGCGGCGTGCCCGCGCAGGTCATGCCGCTGTCGCTGTTCCATCCGGCCTCGGTGGGGCTGGAGCTGTGGCTGGCCGCGCTGTGCTGGGGCGCCAGCCGCGTCGCGGTGCTGCTGACCGGCGACGAGGCCCCGCAATATCGCACCGCGCTGCTCGAGCAGATGGCGGTAGGACGCGCGCTGCTGTCGGGCCTGGGTTATGACGGCGAGGCGCTGTCGCTGGTCGAGGCCGCCGACACGGAAACCCTCGATGCCGGCCTGGCGGCGCTGCGGCCGGCACGCAACGCGCTGCCGCCCGCGCCCTTCGGCCCGGTCGCGGCCAAGCGCGAACTGCTCGACTTCGCGTTCGACCACCTGGTGCGCCATGCGCCGTCGCCGGCGCAGAGCGTGCCGCTGCCGGCGGGCGCGCCGATCGGCGCCATCGCCGTCGATACCGGCAAGTGCACCTTGTGCCTGGCATGCGTGGGCGCGTGCCCGTCGCAGGCGCTGCGCGACAATCCCGAGCGTCCCGTGCTCAGCTTTATCGAGCGCAACTGCGTGCAGTGCGGGCTGTGCCAGAAGACCTGCCCGGAAGACGCCGTGACGCTGGTGCCGCGCCTGCTGGCCGGCGACGCGGCCCGGCGGCCGGTCACGCTCAACGAGGCCCAGCCGTTCCATTGCGTGCGCTGCGCCAAGCCGTTCGGCACGGCGCAGATGGTCGAGTCGATGCTGGTGCGCCTGGCCGGCCATCCCGCCTTTGCCGGCGCCGCCGCGGAGCGCCTCAGGATGTGCCCGGACTGCCGCGTGGTTGACATGATGGAACGCGACCCAGGCGCCGTCACCGGCGCCACCCTGCGCTGA
- the apbC gene encoding iron-sulfur cluster carrier protein ApbC produces the protein MSLSTEQVTEALRTVIDPNTGKDLVSTRSARNIRVDGGEVSLEVELGYPAKSQFDPIRKLVVAAVRQLPGVTNVSVAVSMKIVAHAVQRGVKLLPGVKNVIAVASGKGGVGKSTTAVNLALALAAEGARVGMLDADIYGPSLPMMLGIDGRPESADGQTMEPLEGHGLQANSIGFLIEQDNPMVWRGPMVTSALEQLLRQTNWRDLDYLIVDMPPGTGDVQLTLSQKVPVTGAVIVTTPQDIALLDAKKGLKMFEKVGIPILGIVENMAVYCCPNCGHVEHIFGHGGGEKMCADYGVDLLGSLPLNLSIREQADSGRPTVVAEPDSPVAEMYRAIARKVAIKVADKARDMTSKFPSIVVQNT, from the coding sequence TTGAGCCTCAGCACTGAGCAGGTTACCGAAGCCCTGCGCACCGTCATCGACCCCAATACGGGCAAGGACCTGGTCTCCACCCGCTCGGCCCGGAACATCCGCGTCGATGGCGGCGAGGTTTCGCTCGAGGTCGAACTCGGCTATCCCGCCAAGAGCCAGTTCGATCCGATCCGCAAGCTGGTGGTGGCCGCGGTGCGGCAGCTTCCGGGCGTGACCAATGTCAGCGTGGCCGTCAGCATGAAGATCGTCGCCCACGCGGTGCAGCGCGGCGTCAAGCTGCTGCCGGGCGTGAAGAACGTGATCGCGGTGGCGTCGGGCAAGGGCGGCGTGGGCAAGTCGACCACGGCCGTGAACCTGGCGCTGGCGCTGGCCGCCGAAGGCGCGCGCGTGGGCATGCTCGACGCCGACATCTACGGCCCCAGCCTGCCGATGATGCTGGGCATCGACGGCCGCCCCGAATCCGCCGACGGCCAGACCATGGAGCCGCTGGAGGGCCATGGCCTGCAGGCCAACTCGATCGGCTTCCTGATCGAGCAGGACAATCCCATGGTGTGGCGCGGCCCGATGGTGACCTCGGCGCTGGAGCAGCTGCTGCGCCAGACCAACTGGCGCGACCTCGATTACCTGATCGTCGACATGCCGCCGGGCACCGGCGACGTGCAGCTGACGCTGTCGCAGAAGGTGCCTGTCACCGGCGCGGTGATCGTGACCACGCCGCAGGACATCGCGCTGCTGGATGCCAAGAAGGGCCTGAAGATGTTCGAGAAGGTGGGCATTCCCATCCTCGGCATCGTCGAGAACATGGCGGTCTATTGCTGTCCGAACTGCGGCCATGTCGAGCATATCTTCGGGCACGGCGGCGGCGAGAAGATGTGCGCCGACTACGGCGTCGACCTGCTGGGCAGCCTGCCGCTGAACCTGAGCATCCGCGAGCAGGCCGATTCCGGCCGCCCGACCGTGGTGGCCGAGCCCGACAGCCCGGTGGCCGAGATGTACCGTGCCATCGCGCGCAAGGTGGCGATCAAGGTCGCCGACAAGGCGCGCGACATGACCAGCAAGTTCCCCAGCATCGTCGTGCAGAACACCTGA
- the fdh3B gene encoding formate dehydrogenase FDH3 subunit beta, giving the protein MARMKFICDAERCIECNSCVTACKNEHEVPWGVNRRRVVTVNDGMVGAEKSISVACMHCSDAPCMAVCPVDCFYRTEDGVVLHDKDVCIGCGYCSYACPFGAPQFPSTGTFGVRGKMDKCTFCAGGPEKNGSEAEFEKYGRNRLAEGKLPLCAEMCSTKALLGGDGDVIADILRNRVIKRGTGGDVFGWGTAYGNAQAGAKPAAPAQQPAPTPAAPAAPTAPAATAPAGGKAS; this is encoded by the coding sequence ATGGCACGCATGAAATTTATCTGTGACGCCGAGCGCTGCATCGAGTGCAACAGCTGCGTCACTGCCTGCAAGAACGAGCACGAGGTGCCCTGGGGGGTGAACCGGCGCCGCGTGGTCACGGTCAACGATGGCATGGTCGGCGCCGAGAAATCGATCTCGGTGGCCTGCATGCACTGCTCGGACGCGCCCTGCATGGCGGTCTGCCCGGTCGACTGCTTCTACCGCACCGAGGACGGCGTGGTGCTGCACGACAAGGACGTCTGCATCGGCTGCGGCTACTGCTCGTACGCTTGCCCGTTCGGCGCGCCGCAGTTTCCGTCGACCGGCACCTTCGGCGTGCGCGGCAAGATGGACAAGTGCACCTTCTGCGCCGGCGGCCCGGAGAAAAACGGCTCGGAAGCGGAGTTCGAGAAATACGGCCGCAACCGGCTTGCCGAAGGCAAGCTGCCGCTGTGCGCCGAGATGTGCTCGACCAAGGCGCTGCTGGGCGGCGACGGCGACGTGATTGCCGATATCCTGCGCAACCGCGTGATCAAGCGCGGCACCGGCGGCGACGTGTTCGGCTGGGGCACGGCCTATGGCAATGCCCAGGCCGGCGCGAAGCCCGCGGCACCGGCGCAGCAGCCCGCGCCCACACCAGCCGCGCCCGCCGCCCCGACCGCGCCGGCCGCCACGGCACCTGCAGGAGGGAAAGCGTCATGA
- a CDS encoding molybdopterin-dependent oxidoreductase: MILTRKRAAQGASARLADGHANRPDSAGASSGRLSQRLAASLAGAMPTMDRRSFLKRSGIGVGAGLAAGQLTLLRKADAADDKKAAGDGKTGIVVRRTVCGHCSVGCAVDAVVQNGVWIRQEPVFDSPLNMGAHCAKGAALREHGHGEYRLKYPMKLVNGKYQRIGWDQALDEITAKMKEIRQQTGPDSLFFVGSSKHSNEQAYLLRKWVSFFGTNNTDHQARICHSTTVAGVANTWGYGAMTNSYNDMQNSKAALYIGSNAAEAHPVSMLHLLHAKENGCKVIVVDPRFTRTAAKAHHYVRIRSGTDIAFLFGVLYHIFKNGWEDQKYLNDRVYGMDKIKEEVLAKWTPDKVEEVTGVPEAQVYLVAETMAKNRPSTLVWCMGQTQHTIGNAIVRASCIVQLALGNIGVAGGGANIFRGHDNVQGATDVGPNPDSLPGYYGLATGAWKHYAAVWGVDYEWIKKQFVSQAMMEKSGTTVSRWIDIVTEKNELIDQDNNVRGVFFWGHAPNSQTRGLEMKKALDKLDLLVVVDPYPSATAAMANMPPAEGDKVNPNRAVYLLPAATQFETSGSCTASNRSLQWREKVIEPLFESMPDHTLMQAFADKLGFGKELSKNYKMIEVKRAGRTWMEPEPESILREINASNWTIGYTGQSPERLKSHMRNMQMFDVKTLRCKSGKDPVTGYDLTGDYFGLPWPCYGTPELKHPGSPNLYDTTKHVMDGGGNFRANFGVERDGVNLLAEDGSHSLGAEITTGYPEFDHVLLKKLGWWDDLTDAEKAKAEGKNWKTDLSGGIQRVVLKNHGCHPFGNAKARAVVWNFPDPIPQHREPLYSTRPDMVAKYPTHDDKMAFWRLPTLYKSVQQRNLENKVAEKFPIILTSGRLVEYEGGGEETRSNPWLAELQQENFVEINPRAASDRGIRNGDYCWVKTPTGATLKVRALVTERVGPDTAFIPFHFSGWWQGKDLKDYYPEGAMPVVRGEAVNTATTYGYDSVTMMQETKTTICQIERFA; this comes from the coding sequence ATGATCTTGACCCGCAAACGCGCGGCGCAGGGCGCATCCGCCCGCCTCGCTGACGGCCACGCCAACCGGCCCGACTCCGCCGGCGCGAGCTCCGGCCGGCTCTCCCAAAGACTCGCGGCCAGCCTGGCCGGCGCCATGCCGACCATGGACCGCCGCAGCTTCCTCAAGCGCTCCGGCATCGGCGTCGGCGCCGGCCTCGCGGCCGGGCAGCTGACGCTGCTGCGCAAGGCCGACGCCGCCGACGACAAGAAGGCCGCCGGCGACGGCAAGACCGGCATCGTGGTCAGGCGCACCGTGTGCGGCCACTGCTCGGTCGGCTGCGCGGTCGACGCGGTGGTGCAGAACGGCGTGTGGATCCGCCAGGAGCCGGTGTTCGATTCGCCCCTCAACATGGGCGCGCACTGCGCCAAGGGCGCCGCCCTGCGCGAACACGGCCACGGCGAATACCGGCTCAAGTACCCGATGAAGCTGGTCAACGGCAAGTACCAGCGCATCGGCTGGGACCAGGCGCTCGACGAGATCACCGCGAAGATGAAGGAGATCCGCCAGCAGACCGGCCCGGACTCGCTGTTCTTCGTCGGCTCGTCCAAGCACAGCAACGAGCAGGCCTACCTGCTGCGCAAGTGGGTGTCGTTCTTCGGCACCAACAACACCGACCACCAGGCGCGCATCTGCCACTCCACCACGGTGGCGGGCGTGGCCAACACCTGGGGCTACGGTGCGATGACGAACTCGTACAACGACATGCAGAACTCGAAGGCTGCGTTGTATATCGGTTCGAACGCGGCCGAGGCGCACCCGGTGTCGATGCTGCACCTGCTGCATGCCAAGGAGAACGGCTGCAAGGTGATCGTGGTCGATCCGCGCTTCACGCGCACCGCGGCCAAGGCGCACCACTATGTGCGGATCCGCTCGGGCACCGATATCGCATTCCTGTTCGGGGTGCTGTACCACATCTTCAAGAACGGCTGGGAAGACCAGAAGTACCTGAACGACCGTGTCTACGGCATGGACAAGATCAAGGAAGAGGTGCTGGCCAAGTGGACCCCCGACAAGGTCGAGGAGGTCACCGGCGTGCCCGAGGCGCAGGTCTACCTGGTGGCCGAGACCATGGCCAAGAACCGGCCCAGCACGCTGGTGTGGTGCATGGGCCAGACCCAGCACACCATCGGCAACGCGATCGTGCGCGCCTCGTGCATCGTGCAGCTGGCGCTGGGCAATATCGGCGTGGCGGGCGGCGGCGCCAACATTTTCCGCGGCCACGACAACGTGCAGGGTGCCACCGACGTCGGCCCCAACCCCGATTCGCTGCCGGGCTACTACGGCCTGGCCACCGGCGCGTGGAAGCACTACGCGGCGGTCTGGGGCGTGGACTACGAATGGATCAAGAAGCAGTTCGTGTCGCAGGCGATGATGGAGAAGTCGGGCACCACGGTGTCGCGCTGGATCGATATCGTGACCGAGAAGAACGAGCTGATCGACCAGGACAACAACGTGCGCGGCGTGTTCTTCTGGGGCCATGCCCCGAACTCGCAGACGCGCGGCCTGGAAATGAAGAAGGCGCTCGACAAGCTGGACCTGCTGGTGGTGGTGGACCCGTACCCGTCGGCAACCGCGGCCATGGCCAACATGCCGCCGGCCGAAGGCGACAAGGTCAACCCCAACCGCGCGGTGTACCTGCTGCCCGCCGCGACGCAGTTCGAGACCTCGGGCTCGTGCACGGCCTCGAACCGCTCGCTGCAATGGCGCGAGAAGGTCATCGAGCCGCTGTTCGAATCGATGCCCGACCACACGCTGATGCAGGCGTTCGCCGACAAGCTCGGCTTCGGCAAGGAGCTGTCGAAGAACTACAAGATGATCGAGGTCAAGCGGGCCGGCCGGACCTGGATGGAACCGGAGCCGGAATCGATCCTGCGCGAGATAAACGCCAGCAACTGGACCATTGGCTACACCGGCCAGTCGCCCGAACGCCTGAAGTCGCACATGCGCAATATGCAGATGTTCGACGTCAAGACGCTGCGCTGCAAGTCGGGCAAGGACCCGGTCACCGGCTATGACCTGACCGGCGACTACTTCGGGCTGCCGTGGCCATGCTATGGCACGCCGGAGCTGAAGCATCCGGGCTCGCCCAACCTGTACGACACCACCAAGCACGTGATGGACGGCGGCGGCAACTTCCGCGCCAATTTCGGCGTGGAGCGCGACGGCGTCAACCTGCTGGCCGAGGATGGCTCGCACTCGCTGGGCGCGGAGATCACCACCGGCTATCCCGAGTTCGACCACGTGCTGCTGAAGAAGCTGGGCTGGTGGGACGACCTGACCGATGCCGAGAAGGCCAAGGCCGAGGGCAAGAACTGGAAGACCGACCTGTCCGGCGGCATCCAGCGCGTGGTGCTGAAGAACCATGGCTGCCATCCGTTCGGCAACGCCAAGGCACGCGCGGTGGTCTGGAACTTCCCTGACCCCATCCCGCAGCACCGCGAGCCGCTGTACTCGACGCGTCCCGACATGGTCGCCAAGTATCCGACCCACGACGACAAGATGGCGTTCTGGCGGCTGCCGACGCTGTACAAGTCCGTGCAGCAGCGCAACCTCGAAAACAAGGTGGCCGAGAAATTCCCGATCATCCTGACTTCCGGGCGCCTGGTCGAGTACGAGGGCGGGGGCGAGGAAACCCGTTCCAACCCGTGGCTGGCGGAACTGCAGCAGGAGAACTTCGTCGAGATCAACCCGCGCGCCGCGTCCGACCGGGGCATCCGCAACGGCGACTACTGCTGGGTCAAGACCCCGACCGGCGCCACGCTGAAGGTGCGCGCGCTGGTGACCGAGCGGGTCGGGCCCGATACCGCCTTCATCCCGTTCCACTTCTCGGGCTGGTGGCAGGGCAAGGACCTGAAGGACTACTACCCCGAGGGCGCGATGCCGGTGGTGCGTGGCGAGGCAGTCAATACCGCCACCACATACGGCTACGACTCGGTGACGATGATGCAGGAAACCAAGACCACCATTTGCCAGATCGAGCGGTTTGCCTAA
- a CDS encoding formate dehydrogenase subunit gamma, with the protein MTPSHNRCRAGGWRGWRVWLTAGALALAAAGNAVAQAPAPAPGPSTGPATASASADANNPATHPAQPLAGIASENIFNIPPRDIAAEARSQQQRSVTQPGNNAPMWREVNSDQRHYSSLPDKEAGVLIQRTGQSWRLFRNGVITVWGGWLLLIVPVAILGFFLWRGTIPLRTPKTGRMIERFTPLERIVHWTMAISFVVLAVSGIVMLLGKHFLLPLMGHMLFGWLSYILKNLHNVVGPIFTLSVIVAFVVFLRDNLPSRDDVRWVTSLGGLASGKHVPSGRFNAGEKMWFWVGVFVFGLVLSASGWVLDMIVPGMDYYRATMQIANVIHGISAVLMTAMACGHIYMGTIGMEGAYRAMRDGWVDEAWAKEHHELWYDDIKSGKIPAQRSASPDAAAARPARQSPGEA; encoded by the coding sequence ATGACGCCGTCGCACAATCGATGCCGCGCCGGAGGCTGGCGTGGCTGGCGGGTTTGGCTGACTGCCGGCGCGCTGGCGCTGGCCGCGGCCGGCAATGCCGTGGCACAGGCCCCGGCACCCGCGCCGGGGCCGTCGACCGGACCGGCGACCGCATCAGCCAGCGCCGACGCCAACAACCCGGCCACGCATCCGGCCCAGCCGCTGGCCGGCATTGCGTCCGAGAACATCTTCAACATCCCGCCGCGCGACATCGCCGCCGAGGCCAGGTCGCAGCAGCAGCGCAGCGTCACGCAGCCCGGCAACAACGCGCCGATGTGGCGCGAGGTCAATTCCGACCAGCGCCACTACAGCAGCCTGCCCGACAAGGAAGCCGGGGTGCTGATCCAGCGCACCGGCCAGTCGTGGCGGCTGTTCCGCAACGGCGTCATCACGGTCTGGGGCGGCTGGCTGCTGCTGATCGTGCCGGTGGCGATCCTTGGCTTCTTCCTGTGGCGCGGCACCATCCCGCTGCGCACGCCCAAGACCGGCCGCATGATCGAGCGCTTTACCCCGCTCGAGCGCATCGTCCACTGGACCATGGCGATTTCCTTCGTGGTGCTGGCGGTGTCGGGCATCGTGATGCTGCTGGGCAAGCATTTCCTGCTGCCGCTGATGGGCCATATGCTGTTCGGCTGGCTCAGCTACATCCTGAAGAACCTGCACAACGTGGTGGGGCCGATCTTCACGCTGTCGGTGATCGTCGCCTTCGTGGTGTTCCTGCGCGACAACCTGCCCAGCCGCGACGACGTCCGCTGGGTCACCAGCCTCGGCGGGCTGGCCTCGGGCAAGCACGTGCCGAGCGGGCGCTTCAACGCCGGCGAGAAGATGTGGTTCTGGGTGGGTGTGTTCGTGTTCGGCCTGGTGCTGTCGGCCTCGGGCTGGGTGCTCGACATGATCGTGCCCGGCATGGACTACTACCGCGCCACCATGCAGATCGCCAACGTGATCCACGGCATCTCGGCGGTGCTGATGACTGCCATGGCGTGCGGCCATATCTATATGGGCACCATCGGCATGGAAGGCGCGTACCGTGCCATGCGCGATGGCTGGGTCGACGAGGCCTGGGCCAAGGAGCACCACGAGCTCTGGTACGACGACATCAAGTCCGGCAAGATCCCGGCCCAGCGTTCGGCCAGCCCGGACGCCGCCGCGGCCCGGCCGGCGCGGCAGAGTCCCGGCGAAGCCTGA
- a CDS encoding TorD/DmsD family molecular chaperone has protein sequence MTDFQPIQLTAAPPADPADSEDTARADLYGLLATLFYRAPDAALLHHIAANRAVGEDAKTVLGKAWNALCDAASETTAAEAEEEYRQLFVGVGRQDVFLYGSFYMTGFLNERPLVALREDLARYGLERHEGVSETEDHIATLCEVMRFLVAGDDLSVSNLGEQQRFYAKHMQPWIEPLCDAVAAHPQARFYRSVAGLLGTFAGIEAVALEMT, from the coding sequence ATGACAGATTTCCAGCCGATCCAGCTCACCGCCGCGCCGCCCGCCGACCCCGCGGACAGCGAAGACACCGCTCGCGCCGACCTGTACGGTCTGCTCGCGACGCTGTTCTATCGCGCCCCGGACGCGGCCTTGCTGCATCACATCGCGGCCAACCGCGCCGTGGGCGAAGACGCGAAGACCGTGCTGGGCAAGGCGTGGAACGCGTTGTGCGACGCAGCATCCGAGACTACCGCGGCCGAGGCAGAGGAGGAGTACCGGCAACTGTTCGTCGGCGTGGGACGCCAGGACGTGTTCCTCTACGGCTCTTTCTATATGACCGGCTTCCTCAACGAGCGCCCGCTGGTGGCGCTGCGCGAAGACCTGGCCCGCTACGGGCTGGAGCGCCACGAAGGCGTCAGCGAGACCGAGGACCACATCGCCACGCTGTGCGAGGTGATGCGCTTCCTGGTGGCGGGCGACGACCTGTCGGTGTCCAACCTGGGCGAGCAGCAGCGCTTCTATGCGAAGCATATGCAGCCCTGGATCGAGCCCTTGTGCGATGCGGTGGCGGCGCACCCGCAGGCGCGCTTCTATCGCAGCGTGGCCGGACTGCTGGGCACTTTCGCCGGGATCGAGGCGGTGGCGCTCGAGATGACCTGA
- a CDS encoding DUF3305 domain-containing protein: MDSQPTANLPPPGARPAVTMAVVMRKVALANRWQPWKWQLDAVLPDLGEFGTQPVCLEHDAHGARWLYPGYEVELFRDQGEGYYLNLTSATPCWFVLWRMPEDEGTGDADDAHPVPVTVALSYNEAGRWLDAGETVENVPLAPEQRDWLQAYVNEHYRPEPKQRRRPESFKAPDERARY; this comes from the coding sequence ATGGACAGCCAGCCCACCGCCAACCTGCCGCCGCCCGGCGCCCGCCCTGCCGTCACCATGGCCGTGGTGATGCGCAAGGTGGCGCTGGCGAACCGCTGGCAGCCCTGGAAATGGCAGCTGGACGCGGTGCTGCCCGACCTGGGCGAGTTCGGCACGCAGCCGGTGTGCCTGGAGCACGATGCCCACGGCGCGCGCTGGCTGTACCCGGGCTATGAGGTCGAGCTGTTCCGCGACCAGGGCGAGGGCTATTACCTGAACCTGACCTCGGCCACGCCGTGCTGGTTCGTGCTGTGGCGCATGCCCGAGGATGAAGGCACGGGCGACGCAGATGATGCGCATCCGGTGCCGGTCACCGTGGCGCTGTCGTACAACGAGGCTGGCCGCTGGCTCGATGCCGGCGAGACCGTCGAGAACGTGCCGCTGGCGCCCGAGCAGCGCGACTGGCTGCAGGCCTACGTCAACGAACATTACCGGCCCGAGCCCAAGCAGCGGCGCCGGCCCGAATCCTTCAAGGCGCCGGACGAGCGCGCCCGCTACTGA